DNA from Bacteroidales bacterium:
TCATTTGAAATTAGGAAAGGGGAATGATTATGAAAATGAAATCAATGGATTTTCCACTTGTAGCTGAAACCAGAAATAGTCGGTACATCAACAGAAGAAAATTTATTAAAGATTTTGCCACGGCAACTGCTGCAATAACCTTATCCCCTATGCTTTTTGGTTGCAATAGGAGCCATGGAAGACCTAATATAGTTTATTTGATTGCAGATCAATGGAGGGCATCAGCGCTAGGTTATGCAGGAGACCCTAATGTGAGGACACCAAATCTCGACCAACTGGCAAAAGAAAGCTTGAATTTCCGAAATGCTGTATCGGTTTGTCCTGTTAGCACACCCCACCGTGCAGCGCTGATGACCGGTAAATACCCTACATCTACCGGAATGTTTCTTAACGATGCATATCTTCCGGAGAGAGAATTGTGCATAGCAGAAGTATTGAGTGCCCGGGGTTATAAAACTGGTTATATAGGTAAATGGCATCTCGACGGACATGGGCGAAAAGATTATATCCCCCCGGAACGTCGTCAGGGTTTTGATTACTGGAAGGCTGCTGAATGCGAGCATGACTACAATAATTCTCATTATTATGCAGACACTTCTGAGGAAATGAAGTTTTGGGAGGGATACGATGTATTTGCACAAACAAACGATGCAAAACAATTTTTGCGCAATCACAAAAAAGACGAAGAGCCATTCGCTTTATTTGTATCTTATGGTCCTCCTCATTTTCCGCATCATACAGCACCCCAAAAGTATCAGAAAAATTATCCACCAAAAGCCATTCAATTACCGGAGAATGTTCCTGAGGAATTGCAACCTACAGCAAAAAAGGAAGCACAAGGATATTATGCACATTGTGAAGCAATTGATAAGAGTCTTGGCGATTTGTTGACCACATTGGATGAATCAGGGTTGAGAGACAATACAATTTTGGTTTTTACATCTGATCATGGAGAAATGCTTGGTTCTCAAGGTGTAAGTCCGCATGAGAAACAGGTACCATGGAGCGAGTCGGCCAATGTACCGTTTTTGTTAAGATTCCCTGCCGTCCATGGTAGTGAGGGCCGCACTGTGAACATGCCAATCAATACCCCGGATATTTTCCCCACATTACTTGGTCTTGCCGGAATAGAAATTCCCAATTCCTGTGAGGGGGATGATTTTTCGAAAATCATAAAGGATGGTAAAGATAAAAAAGATCAT
Protein-coding regions in this window:
- a CDS encoding sulfatase, translating into MKMKSMDFPLVAETRNSRYINRRKFIKDFATATAAITLSPMLFGCNRSHGRPNIVYLIADQWRASALGYAGDPNVRTPNLDQLAKESLNFRNAVSVCPVSTPHRAALMTGKYPTSTGMFLNDAYLPERELCIAEVLSARGYKTGYIGKWHLDGHGRKDYIPPERRQGFDYWKAAECEHDYNNSHYYADTSEEMKFWEGYDVFAQTNDAKQFLRNHKKDEEPFALFVSYGPPHFPHHTAPQKYQKNYPPKAIQLPENVPEELQPTAKKEAQGYYAHCEAIDKSLGDLLTTLDESGLRDNTILVFTSDHGEMLGSQGVSPHEKQVPWSESANVPFLLRFPAVHGSEGRTVNMPINTPDIFPTLLGLAGIEIPNSCEGDDFSKIIKDGKDKKDHAALYMGVAPFNRHEELRKEYRAIKTNQYTYVRSLDGPWLLYDDSKDPYQMNNLVGKSEYTKLQKELDERLQALLKKIGDDFRPGSSYIAEWGFDVDPERGHIPYKDHNQTPQPPKR